A genomic segment from Streptomyces antibioticus encodes:
- a CDS encoding LacI family DNA-binding transcriptional regulator: MPGKRSPVRRPTMRDIADRAGVSQSAVSFALNGRPGVSEITRDRVRRVAEELGWRPSTAARALSGEGAATVGLVLARPAHTLGVDSFFLQLVSGIQEVLAERHLGLLFQIGHDVHEECAVYRRWWAEHRVDGVLVVDPCRDDPRPGLLDELGLPAVVIGGAPDERHPGLSAVWADDAGAMASVVDELYALGHRRIVHIAGLPDLAHTRRRIRTLRAEAERLGLSEVQSVPTDYSDTAGAAVTRRVLGGTAPPTAIVYDNDVMAVAGVAAAAELGFSVPADVSVVSWEDSALCRMVKPWLSALSRDSVEFGRTAARALLALLDGGPAETVRVPVPGLIARGSTGVMRPGRGT; this comes from the coding sequence TTGCCGGGAAAGCGCTCGCCGGTCCGCCGGCCCACCATGCGGGACATAGCGGACCGGGCCGGGGTCTCCCAGAGCGCGGTCTCCTTCGCGCTGAACGGACGTCCGGGGGTCTCGGAGATCACCCGCGACCGGGTGCGCCGGGTCGCCGAGGAGCTGGGCTGGCGGCCGAGCACGGCGGCCCGTGCCCTGTCCGGCGAGGGCGCGGCCACGGTCGGCCTGGTCCTGGCCCGCCCGGCGCACACGCTCGGCGTCGACTCGTTCTTCCTCCAACTCGTCTCCGGGATCCAGGAAGTACTGGCGGAACGCCACCTCGGGCTGCTGTTCCAGATCGGGCACGACGTCCACGAGGAGTGCGCCGTCTACCGGCGCTGGTGGGCCGAGCACCGGGTGGACGGCGTGCTGGTCGTCGACCCGTGCCGGGACGACCCGCGGCCCGGACTGCTCGACGAACTCGGGCTGCCCGCGGTGGTGATCGGCGGCGCGCCCGACGAACGCCACCCCGGCCTGTCGGCGGTGTGGGCGGACGACGCGGGCGCCATGGCGTCGGTGGTGGACGAGCTGTACGCGCTCGGCCACCGGCGCATCGTGCACATCGCCGGGCTGCCGGACCTCGCCCACACCCGGCGCCGGATCCGCACCCTGCGCGCGGAGGCGGAGCGGCTCGGGCTGAGCGAGGTGCAGTCGGTGCCGACCGACTACTCGGACACGGCGGGCGCGGCGGTCACCCGGCGCGTGCTGGGCGGCACCGCTCCCCCGACCGCGATCGTCTACGACAACGACGTGATGGCCGTCGCCGGTGTCGCGGCCGCGGCCGAACTCGGCTTCTCCGTACCGGCGGACGTGTCGGTGGTGTCCTGGGAGGACTCCGCGCTGTGCCGCATGGTGAAGCCGTGGCTGTCCGCGCTGTCCCGGGACAGCGTGGAGTTCGGGCGGACGGCGGCGCGAGCCCTGCTGGCACTGCTCGACGGAGGCCCGGCGGAGACGGTACGGGTGCCGGTGCCGGGGCTGATCGCGCGGGGCAGCACGGGCGTCATGCGCCCGGGACGCGGTACTTGA
- a CDS encoding S1 family peptidase: MRRTRLKHIGVTAILLLAGLGGAGTFPASASGNEASATTSAASTADTASVSAGLLGAMQKEFGLSAEEAKARLAAERTATTLEPKARGTAGAAYAGSWYDAEAGRLTVAVTPDASRATRDALSKAGAAVRLVEHSARQLDAARDRVDQLDAPSAVAGWHVDPQANSVVVSVVRDKLADNDVQRFLTRARAAGPVTVETVAGAPGTFAAGTVGGDPYYTGNVRCSIGFSVHGGFVTAGHCGQAGAGVRGWDGSYIGNFQGSSFPDNDYAWVNVGSGWWTVPVVLGWGTVSDRLVRGSAEAPVGASICRSGSTTHWHCGTVLGKNQTVNYAQGAVHQMTKTSVCAEGGDSGGSFISGDQAQGVTSGGWGNCSSGGETWFQPVNEILNRYGLTLHTY, encoded by the coding sequence ATGAGACGCACCAGACTCAAGCACATCGGCGTGACGGCGATCCTGCTGCTGGCCGGACTCGGCGGGGCGGGCACGTTCCCCGCGTCGGCCAGCGGCAACGAGGCGTCCGCCACCACCTCCGCCGCCTCCACGGCCGACACCGCGTCCGTATCCGCCGGTCTGCTCGGCGCGATGCAGAAGGAGTTCGGTCTCTCCGCCGAGGAGGCGAAGGCCCGGCTCGCGGCCGAACGGACGGCGACCACCCTCGAACCGAAGGCCCGCGGCACCGCGGGGGCCGCGTACGCCGGCTCCTGGTACGACGCCGAGGCCGGACGGCTGACCGTGGCCGTCACCCCGGACGCCTCCCGCGCGACACGCGACGCGCTGAGCAAGGCGGGGGCCGCGGTCCGCCTCGTCGAGCACAGCGCACGCCAACTGGACGCGGCCCGCGACCGCGTCGACCAGCTCGACGCCCCGTCGGCCGTGGCCGGCTGGCACGTCGACCCACAGGCGAACTCCGTCGTCGTCTCGGTCGTCCGCGACAAGCTCGCCGACAACGATGTCCAACGCTTCCTGACCCGGGCCCGCGCCGCGGGACCCGTCACCGTCGAGACCGTCGCCGGCGCCCCGGGCACCTTCGCCGCGGGCACCGTCGGCGGCGACCCGTACTACACGGGCAACGTGCGCTGTTCCATCGGCTTCTCGGTCCACGGGGGGTTCGTCACCGCCGGCCACTGCGGTCAGGCCGGAGCGGGTGTCAGGGGCTGGGACGGCTCCTACATCGGCAACTTCCAGGGCTCGTCGTTCCCCGACAACGACTACGCCTGGGTGAACGTGGGCAGCGGCTGGTGGACCGTACCGGTGGTGCTCGGCTGGGGCACGGTGTCCGACCGGCTCGTGCGCGGCTCCGCCGAGGCGCCGGTGGGCGCGTCGATCTGCCGCTCGGGTTCCACCACGCACTGGCACTGCGGCACCGTGCTGGGCAAGAACCAGACGGTCAACTACGCCCAGGGCGCGGTGCATCAGATGACGAAGACCAGTGTGTGCGCCGAAGGCGGCGACTCCGGCGGGTCGTTCATCAGCGGTGACCAGGCGCAGGGCGTGACCTCGGGCGGCTGGGGCAACTGCTCCAGCGGCGGCGAGACCTGGTTCCAGCCGGTGAACGAGATCCTCAACCGGTACGGGCTGACGCTCCACACGTACTGA
- a CDS encoding sigma-70 family RNA polymerase sigma factor encodes MSTRHTTDPAELVSAARAGDPSAQDALVSAYLPLVYNIVGRALNGSVDVDDVVQDTMLKALDSLGGLRAPESFRSWLVAITMNQIRAHWHRRQPAQGAVDEAEGVADPGADFVDLTIVQLQLSGQRQETARATRWLEPDDRGLLSLWWLECAGELTRAEIAQALDLSPQHTAVRVQRMKAQLEAARVVVRALDAQPPCRELRGELAGWDGRPSALYRKRAARHARGCARCSGLWSGLMPAEGLLAGLALVAVSSALLARMPSATADTVALAGSSTALAAEVDGVSSVPGRHRSGRDQGLSRGEARRRRRVRRRAVGGAVVAVCVVGGGLYYFGIQEGGGTKEGTAALPANGTVVTDEPTPDGDRSASASSSPSPSASAAASPSPSKSPSASASPSARTEKKSTPATEKKAEPQKTSSGDKQTQSGSGKPSGLGAQVIALVNEERASAGCGPLTDDSLLRAAAQGHSEDMAARDFFDHTNPDGEDPGQRITAAGYRWSTYGENIAKGQQTAESVMTSWMNSPGHRANILNCDFKNIGVGIHNGSGGPWWTQNFGAKL; translated from the coding sequence ATGAGCACACGGCACACGACGGACCCGGCGGAACTGGTGAGCGCCGCCCGAGCGGGCGACCCGTCCGCCCAGGACGCGCTCGTCAGCGCGTACCTCCCGCTCGTCTACAACATCGTGGGCCGCGCGCTGAACGGTTCGGTCGACGTGGACGACGTCGTGCAGGACACCATGCTCAAGGCCCTCGACTCGCTGGGCGGCCTGCGCGCCCCCGAGAGCTTCCGCTCCTGGCTCGTGGCCATCACCATGAACCAGATACGGGCCCACTGGCACCGCAGGCAGCCCGCCCAGGGCGCCGTCGACGAGGCCGAGGGGGTCGCCGACCCGGGCGCCGACTTCGTCGATCTGACCATCGTCCAGCTCCAGTTGTCCGGGCAGCGGCAGGAGACCGCGCGCGCCACCCGCTGGCTGGAGCCCGACGACCGCGGCCTGCTGTCCCTGTGGTGGCTGGAGTGCGCCGGTGAACTGACCCGCGCCGAGATCGCCCAGGCCCTCGACCTCTCCCCGCAGCACACCGCGGTCCGCGTGCAGCGGATGAAGGCCCAGCTCGAAGCGGCCCGGGTGGTCGTGCGGGCGCTGGACGCGCAGCCGCCGTGCCGGGAACTCCGGGGCGAGCTGGCCGGCTGGGACGGCCGGCCCTCCGCGCTGTACCGCAAGCGGGCGGCCCGCCACGCGCGCGGCTGCGCACGCTGCTCCGGCCTCTGGAGCGGACTGATGCCCGCCGAGGGCCTGTTGGCCGGTCTCGCGCTGGTCGCCGTCTCGTCCGCGCTGCTGGCGCGGATGCCGTCCGCCACCGCCGACACGGTGGCTCTGGCCGGCTCGTCGACCGCGCTCGCCGCCGAGGTCGACGGGGTCTCCTCCGTGCCGGGCCGGCACCGGTCCGGCAGGGACCAGGGCCTCTCGCGCGGCGAGGCCCGTCGCCGGCGGCGGGTGCGGCGCCGCGCGGTGGGCGGCGCGGTCGTGGCGGTCTGCGTGGTCGGCGGCGGCCTGTACTACTTCGGCATCCAGGAGGGCGGCGGGACCAAGGAGGGCACCGCCGCCCTGCCCGCGAACGGCACGGTCGTCACGGACGAGCCCACCCCCGACGGCGACCGCTCCGCCTCGGCGTCCTCGTCCCCCTCGCCGTCCGCCTCCGCGGCCGCCTCGCCGTCCCCGTCCAAGTCGCCGAGCGCGAGCGCCTCCCCGAGCGCCCGGACGGAGAAGAAGAGCACGCCCGCAACGGAGAAGAAGGCCGAGCCGCAGAAGACCTCCTCGGGCGACAAGCAGACCCAGTCGGGCAGCGGCAAGCCGTCCGGTCTCGGGGCGCAGGTGATCGCGCTGGTCAACGAGGAACGCGCGTCGGCGGGCTGCGGCCCGCTCACCGACGACAGCCTGCTGCGCGCGGCCGCCCAGGGCCACTCCGAGGACATGGCCGCCCGCGACTTCTTCGACCACACCAACCCCGACGGAGAGGACCCGGGTCAGCGCATCACGGCCGCGGGCTACCGCTGGTCCACCTACGGCGAGAACATCGCCAAGGGCCAGCAGACGGCCGAGTCGGTGATGACGTCCTGGATGAACAGCCCCGGCCACCGCGCCAACATCCTCAACTGCGACTTCAAGAACATCGGCGTGGGCATCCACAACGGCTCCGGCGGTCCGTGGTGGACACAGAACTTCGGTGCCAAGCTCTGA
- a CDS encoding dihydrodipicolinate synthase family protein, whose amino-acid sequence MTLPAPLTGVIPPVCTPLTPDRQLDVPSLRRLVDHLTAAGVDALFVLGSTSEAAHLTDRQRRLVTETVVAHTAGRLPVLAGAIDMTTPRVLDHVETAAAAGAAAVVVTAPFYTRTHPAEIARHFRLIAARSPVPVLAYDIPAAVHTKLPARLVLELADEGALAGLKDSSGDLAGFREVVHGARSLPGFSALTGSELTVDAALALGAHGAVPGLANVDPDGYVRLTRLCRSGDLERARAEQERLCALFAMTTAPDPTRMGPTSAAIGAFKTALHLRGIITHPTTADPQIPLTPQETEAVAKHLAGAGLIP is encoded by the coding sequence ATGACCCTGCCCGCCCCGCTGACCGGAGTGATCCCGCCCGTCTGCACGCCCTTAACCCCGGACCGCCAGCTCGACGTGCCCTCGCTGCGCCGGCTGGTCGACCATCTGACGGCCGCCGGGGTGGACGCGCTGTTCGTGCTCGGCTCGACCTCGGAGGCCGCCCATCTCACCGACCGGCAGCGCCGGCTGGTGACCGAGACGGTGGTGGCGCACACGGCCGGGCGGCTGCCGGTGCTGGCCGGGGCGATCGACATGACCACGCCCCGCGTGCTGGACCACGTCGAGACGGCCGCGGCGGCGGGCGCGGCCGCCGTGGTCGTCACCGCGCCCTTCTACACCCGCACCCACCCCGCCGAGATCGCCCGCCACTTCCGGCTGATCGCGGCCCGCAGCCCCGTCCCGGTGCTCGCCTACGACATCCCGGCCGCCGTGCACACCAAGCTCCCCGCCCGGCTCGTCCTGGAGCTGGCCGACGAGGGCGCGCTCGCCGGGCTCAAGGACTCCAGCGGCGACCTGGCCGGCTTCCGCGAGGTCGTCCACGGCGCCCGCTCGCTGCCGGGGTTCAGCGCCCTCACCGGCTCCGAACTGACCGTCGACGCGGCCCTGGCCCTCGGCGCGCACGGCGCGGTCCCCGGCCTGGCCAACGTCGACCCGGACGGCTACGTCCGCCTGACCCGCCTCTGCCGCTCCGGTGACCTGGAACGGGCCCGAGCCGAACAGGAGCGCCTGTGCGCCCTGTTCGCCATGACGACCGCCCCCGACCCGACCCGCATGGGCCCCACCTCGGCAGCGATCGGCGCATTCAAGACGGCCCTGCACCTCCGCGGCATCATCACCCACCCGACCACGGCCGACCCCCAGATCCCCCTGACCCCGCAGGAAACGGAAGCGGTCGCCAAGCATCTGGCCGGGGCGGGGCTCATCCCTTGA
- a CDS encoding CGNR zinc finger domain-containing protein, with translation MFDGHVVALLDAAVSLVNTLTDGERQGRPYTAPRGTRLPQAVHEALPPSPHRSSVEPGHATHLAHTAQQMRAVFEAVDRDRLDEAARTVNVLLLATGARPQLDRVEGEPWQVHFHGSDDSLSVGWSAGCATALALAIGSDLAGRLGVCAAPHCDRVYVDASRNAVRHFCSTACRSRVKAAAFRARKAARD, from the coding sequence ATGTTCGATGGTCACGTGGTGGCGCTGCTCGACGCGGCCGTCTCCCTCGTGAATACGCTGACCGACGGCGAGCGGCAGGGACGCCCCTACACCGCTCCGCGGGGGACCCGGCTGCCGCAGGCGGTGCACGAGGCGCTGCCCCCGTCGCCGCACCGCTCCTCGGTCGAGCCGGGACACGCCACCCACCTCGCCCACACCGCACAGCAGATGCGGGCGGTGTTCGAGGCCGTCGACCGCGACCGACTCGACGAGGCGGCCCGCACGGTGAACGTCCTGCTGCTCGCCACCGGCGCCCGCCCCCAGCTCGACCGCGTCGAGGGCGAGCCCTGGCAAGTCCACTTCCACGGCTCCGACGACAGCCTCTCCGTGGGGTGGAGCGCCGGCTGCGCCACCGCCCTGGCACTGGCGATCGGCAGCGACCTCGCCGGACGCCTCGGCGTCTGCGCGGCCCCGCACTGCGACCGCGTCTACGTGGACGCCTCCCGCAACGCGGTCCGCCACTTCTGCTCCACGGCCTGCCGGAGCCGGGTCAAGGCGGCGGCCTTCAGGGCCCGCAAGGCGGCCCGGGACTGA
- a CDS encoding VOC family protein: MITTDFAPGSPCWLDLGAPDVRAAASFYAAVLGWEYEPMGEGVEGGMFRKDGKIVAGLGRLTEEGARPAWMIYYSVPDADAAAQTVERLGGTVRVPPTDLDEWGRMAQFSDPLGGQFAAWQPGTTKGVDLVDAPGSLSWVELYTTDAAAAKEFYGEVFGWSFDAMDLQGDAGEYDLITPAGLPEERMHGGVMEMTEVNLTLTDGRPYWHPVFGVEDCDTAVAKVTENGGNIQMGPEDVPDVGRLAVCLDPWNADFVLLAAQRPTTT; the protein is encoded by the coding sequence ATGATCACCACCGACTTCGCCCCGGGCAGCCCCTGCTGGCTCGACCTCGGCGCTCCCGACGTCCGGGCCGCCGCGTCCTTCTACGCCGCGGTGCTGGGCTGGGAGTACGAGCCGATGGGGGAGGGGGTGGAGGGGGGTATGTTCCGCAAGGACGGAAAGATCGTCGCCGGGCTGGGCAGACTCACCGAGGAGGGTGCCCGCCCGGCGTGGATGATCTACTACAGCGTCCCCGACGCGGACGCTGCCGCGCAGACCGTCGAGCGCCTCGGCGGCACCGTCCGGGTGCCGCCGACGGACCTCGACGAATGGGGCAGGATGGCCCAGTTCAGCGATCCGCTCGGCGGCCAGTTCGCCGCCTGGCAGCCGGGCACGACCAAGGGCGTGGACCTGGTCGACGCACCCGGCTCCCTGTCCTGGGTCGAGCTGTACACGACCGACGCGGCGGCCGCGAAGGAGTTCTACGGCGAGGTCTTCGGCTGGAGCTTCGACGCCATGGACCTCCAGGGCGACGCCGGTGAGTACGACCTGATCACCCCCGCCGGACTGCCCGAGGAGCGGATGCACGGCGGCGTCATGGAGATGACCGAGGTCAACCTCACCCTCACGGACGGCCGCCCCTACTGGCACCCGGTCTTCGGCGTCGAGGACTGCGACACCGCGGTCGCGAAGGTCACGGAGAACGGCGGCAACATCCAGATGGGCCCCGAAGACGTCCCCGACGTCGGCCGCCTGGCCGTCTGCCTCGACCCCTGGAACGCAGACTTCGTCCTCCTGGCCGCCCAGCGACCCACGACGACCTGA
- a CDS encoding lamin tail domain-containing protein, with product MSIRRAFAVSAAAAAAGTLAVVTAVPAQAAEYTSALKVKGVQYDAPGSDSNRCSGGNTKNEYLTIKNYSRTATVNLKGYVVKDATGNKFTFTASHKLEPGDYVKLRGGRGTDSDAGNVVYRQNCNFIWNNDKDTIYLLKPGGARADVHSYTKRANDADGNGYINYHG from the coding sequence ATGTCCATACGCCGTGCCTTCGCCGTGTCGGCCGCCGCTGCCGCCGCCGGGACGCTCGCCGTGGTCACCGCCGTGCCGGCTCAGGCCGCCGAGTACACGTCCGCGCTGAAGGTCAAGGGTGTCCAGTACGACGCCCCGGGCAGCGACTCCAACCGCTGCTCGGGCGGCAACACCAAGAACGAGTACCTGACGATCAAGAACTACTCGCGGACCGCGACCGTCAACCTCAAGGGGTACGTCGTCAAGGACGCCACGGGGAACAAGTTCACCTTCACCGCCTCCCACAAGCTGGAGCCGGGGGACTACGTGAAGCTGCGCGGCGGCCGGGGCACCGACTCCGACGCCGGCAATGTCGTCTACCGCCAGAACTGCAACTTCATCTGGAACAACGACAAGGACACCATCTACCTGCTGAAGCCCGGCGGGGCCCGTGCCGACGTGCACTCCTACACCAAGCGCGCCAACGACGCCGACGGCAACGGGTACATCAACTACCACGGCTGA
- a CDS encoding FAD-dependent oxidoreductase, translated as MNSDTAVQGSYWLETAPPGAPAPPPTGDLDVDVAVIGAGIAGLSTAWELVRQGRGVAVLEAGRVAAGVTGHTTAKLSALHTLVYDHLRRTRGPEGARLYARSQSEAIRHAAGIAEELGVDCDWEETAAFTYAEDSRQVARLRAEAAAAREAGLPARFVTETELPFAVAGAVRVTGQAQFHPRAYLLALTEELRQRGGAVYEGTRVVGLSEGEPCVLTTDAGVSVRAREVVVATHYPVFDRALLFTRLSPRRELVLAGPVDEALAPRDMYITPERATRSVRSAPYGDGRRLLIVTGEHFTPGTADVEERFARLAAWAGEHFPGFTVTHRWATQDNDSTDSVPLIGPLHPGSRHTYVATGFGGWGLSGGVMAGRLLADLLAGRKVAWQDLYDPRRVASVVREGTTFLKHQAQVARHFVGDRLPAATGTAPQDVPPGQGAVVRVDGRPCAVHRDDDGRLHAVSARCTHLGCLVAFNAAERAWECPCHGSRFAPDGQVLQGPAVRPLERRDL; from the coding sequence ATGAACAGCGATACCGCAGTCCAGGGCTCCTACTGGCTGGAGACCGCGCCGCCCGGCGCGCCCGCGCCGCCGCCGACCGGTGATCTCGACGTCGACGTCGCCGTGATCGGCGCCGGGATCGCGGGGCTGTCGACGGCCTGGGAGCTGGTCCGGCAGGGGCGGGGCGTGGCCGTGCTGGAGGCCGGGCGGGTCGCCGCCGGGGTGACCGGGCACACCACGGCCAAGCTGAGCGCGCTGCACACTCTCGTCTACGACCATCTGCGCCGCACCCGGGGCCCCGAGGGCGCACGGCTGTACGCGCGGTCGCAGAGCGAGGCGATCCGGCACGCCGCCGGGATCGCCGAGGAGCTGGGCGTCGACTGCGACTGGGAGGAGACGGCGGCCTTCACATACGCCGAGGACTCCCGGCAGGTGGCGAGGCTGCGGGCGGAGGCCGCGGCCGCGCGCGAGGCGGGTCTGCCCGCGCGGTTCGTCACGGAGACGGAACTGCCGTTCGCGGTCGCCGGAGCGGTCCGGGTGACGGGGCAGGCCCAGTTCCACCCGCGCGCGTATCTGCTGGCGCTCACGGAGGAGCTGCGCCAGCGCGGCGGTGCCGTGTACGAGGGCACCCGCGTCGTCGGCCTGTCCGAGGGCGAGCCGTGCGTGCTGACCACCGACGCCGGGGTCTCGGTGCGCGCCCGCGAGGTCGTGGTCGCCACCCACTACCCCGTCTTCGACCGCGCCCTCCTCTTCACCCGGCTCTCCCCGCGCCGCGAACTGGTCCTCGCGGGACCCGTCGACGAGGCCCTGGCCCCGCGCGACATGTACATCACGCCGGAACGCGCCACCCGGTCCGTGCGCTCCGCGCCGTACGGGGACGGCCGGCGCCTGCTGATCGTCACCGGCGAGCACTTCACACCCGGCACCGCCGACGTGGAGGAGCGGTTCGCGCGGCTGGCGGCCTGGGCCGGCGAGCACTTCCCCGGGTTCACGGTCACCCACCGGTGGGCCACGCAGGACAACGACTCCACCGACTCCGTACCGCTGATCGGGCCGTTGCACCCCGGCAGCCGCCACACGTACGTGGCGACCGGGTTCGGCGGCTGGGGGCTGAGCGGCGGCGTCATGGCGGGCCGGCTGCTCGCCGACCTCCTCGCCGGACGGAAGGTCGCGTGGCAGGACCTCTACGATCCCCGCCGGGTGGCGTCCGTGGTCCGTGAGGGGACGACCTTCCTCAAGCACCAGGCGCAGGTGGCCCGGCACTTCGTCGGCGACCGGCTGCCCGCCGCGACCGGGACCGCCCCGCAGGACGTCCCGCCCGGCCAGGGAGCCGTGGTGCGCGTGGACGGGCGGCCGTGCGCCGTGCACCGGGACGACGACGGCCGTCTGCACGCGGTGTCGGCGCGCTGTACGCACCTCGGCTGCCTGGTGGCCTTCAACGCCGCCGAACGGGCGTGGGAGTGCCCGTGCCACGGCTCCCGTTTCGCCCCGGACGGCCAGGTCCTCCAGGGACCCGCCGTCCGACCGCTGGAACGACGCGACCTCTGA
- a CDS encoding HemK2/MTQ2 family protein methyltransferase, whose protein sequence is MTVETLALAPPPRCWVPRGVYRPQADTGLLRRAMRREGISDRTDVLDLGTGSGLLAVEAARLGGRVTAVDISWRAVAAARFNALLNGETVRVRHGDLVDAVPGRRFDLVVSNPPYVPAPDDAPPRGTARAWDAGRDGRLLIDRICDAAPAVLRPAGTLLMVHSHLSGVDATVDRLAAAGLRAEVVDRARLPFGRVLRSRLSWLRARGLVADGTADSTTEELVVIRAEHA, encoded by the coding sequence ATGACGGTCGAGACCCTCGCCCTCGCTCCGCCGCCGCGCTGCTGGGTCCCCCGCGGCGTCTACCGCCCGCAGGCCGACACCGGTCTGCTGAGACGGGCGATGCGCCGCGAGGGCATCAGCGACCGGACCGACGTCCTCGACCTGGGCACCGGCAGCGGTCTGCTCGCGGTGGAGGCGGCGCGCCTGGGCGGGCGGGTGACGGCGGTGGACATCTCCTGGCGGGCCGTCGCCGCCGCGCGGTTCAACGCGCTGCTCAACGGCGAGACCGTCCGGGTGCGCCACGGCGACCTGGTGGACGCCGTGCCGGGCCGCCGCTTCGACCTCGTGGTCTCGAACCCGCCGTACGTACCCGCGCCGGACGACGCGCCGCCCCGGGGTACGGCCAGGGCGTGGGACGCGGGACGGGACGGCCGGCTGCTGATCGACCGGATCTGCGACGCCGCACCGGCGGTGCTGCGGCCGGCGGGGACGCTGCTGATGGTGCACTCGCATCTGAGCGGCGTCGACGCCACGGTGGACCGGCTCGCGGCGGCCGGGCTGCGTGCCGAGGTCGTCGACCGGGCGCGGCTGCCGTTCGGCCGTGTCCTGCGCTCACGCCTGTCCTGGCTGCGCGCCCGCGGGCTGGTGGCCGACGGTACGGCGGACAGTACGACGGAGGAACTGGTGGTGATCCGTGCCGAACATGCCTGA
- a CDS encoding CDGSH iron-sulfur domain-containing protein: protein MPNMPERPRRVRVQRDGPVLVEGPVEVVGEDGEVKVSHRFTVALCTCRRSRTMPWCDTSHRRREPRRGDDTR, encoded by the coding sequence GTGCCGAACATGCCTGAGCGTCCGCGCCGTGTCCGTGTGCAGCGCGACGGCCCCGTGCTGGTGGAGGGCCCGGTCGAGGTGGTGGGCGAGGACGGCGAGGTGAAGGTGTCCCACCGGTTCACGGTGGCGCTGTGCACCTGCCGCCGCAGCCGGACGATGCCCTGGTGCGACACCAGCCACCGCCGCCGCGAGCCACGCCGAGGGGACGACACGCGATGA
- a CDS encoding iron-containing redox enzyme family protein — MTEAPARRDVRRRPPPLPEPRGPLSAEVLAALRDPRAMRLSPVPADCPPYGDDLQLALYVLYELHYEGFDGVSDRLEWDGALLSHRAALEDRFLGALRADVPVDDTQTAVEALDALQIEPVGDDGGVSYFLRDHGTVDLLREYAAVRSLYHLKEADPHAWVIPRLRGRAKAAMVAVEFDEFGAGRPQEIHAELFADLMEDLGLDTAYGHYLDSAPAEALAVVNQMSLFGLHRALRAALVGHFAAVEVTSSPASRRLAEALRRVGAGPAAVRFYTEHVEADAVHEQVVRHDVVGGLLESEPHLDADVVFGIRTTAFLEDRLAARLLDAWKNGGTVLPS, encoded by the coding sequence ATGACCGAGGCCCCCGCCCGACGCGATGTCCGCCGCCGCCCGCCGCCGCTGCCCGAGCCGCGCGGCCCGCTCTCGGCCGAGGTGCTGGCCGCCCTGCGCGACCCGCGCGCCATGCGCCTCTCCCCCGTGCCCGCGGACTGCCCGCCCTACGGCGACGACCTGCAGCTCGCCCTGTACGTCCTCTACGAACTGCACTACGAGGGGTTCGACGGTGTCTCCGACCGGCTGGAGTGGGACGGCGCGCTGCTGTCCCACCGCGCCGCCCTGGAGGACCGGTTCCTCGGCGCGCTGCGGGCGGATGTGCCCGTGGACGACACGCAGACGGCCGTGGAGGCGCTCGACGCGCTCCAGATCGAGCCGGTCGGCGACGACGGGGGCGTGTCGTACTTCCTGCGGGACCACGGCACCGTCGACCTGCTGCGCGAGTACGCGGCGGTGCGCTCGCTGTACCACCTCAAGGAGGCCGACCCGCACGCCTGGGTCATCCCGAGGCTGCGCGGGCGGGCCAAGGCGGCCATGGTCGCCGTGGAGTTCGACGAGTTCGGCGCGGGCCGCCCGCAGGAGATCCACGCGGAGCTGTTCGCCGACCTGATGGAGGACCTGGGGCTGGACACGGCGTACGGGCACTATCTGGACTCCGCGCCGGCCGAGGCCCTCGCCGTCGTCAACCAGATGTCCCTGTTCGGCCTCCACCGGGCGTTGCGCGCCGCGCTGGTCGGGCATTTCGCCGCCGTCGAGGTGACCTCGTCCCCGGCCTCCCGCCGGCTGGCGGAGGCCCTGCGCCGGGTGGGCGCGGGCCCCGCGGCCGTGCGGTTCTACACGGAGCACGTGGAGGCGGACGCCGTCCACGAACAGGTCGTCCGCCATGACGTCGTGGGCGGCCTCCTGGAGAGCGAACCGCACCTGGACGCCGACGTGGTGTTCGGGATCCGGACGACCGCCTTCCTGGAGGACCGCCTGGCGGCCCGCCTGCTGGACGCCTGGAAGAACGGCGGCACGGTCCTGCCCTCGTAA
- a CDS encoding DUF6479 family protein, which yields MNTTLAQTAAAASGAGMAVIVVLGVLITVMLVWAVRLGIGVRRREPAPPRPAEQPTPPASGPVHEEREAREPNEVPRAGADGERLDPHQLGGGPTRRSADQSRPRFDDRA from the coding sequence ATGAACACGACACTTGCGCAGACAGCCGCCGCGGCATCGGGGGCGGGCATGGCCGTCATCGTCGTCCTCGGGGTGCTCATCACGGTGATGCTGGTGTGGGCCGTACGCCTCGGCATCGGCGTACGACGCCGGGAGCCCGCCCCGCCGCGGCCCGCCGAGCAGCCGACGCCGCCCGCCTCGGGGCCGGTCCACGAGGAGCGCGAGGCCCGCGAGCCCAACGAGGTGCCGCGGGCCGGCGCCGACGGCGAACGCCTCGACCCGCACCAGCTCGGCGGCGGACCCACCCGGCGCAGCGCGGACCAGTCCCGGCCGCGATTCGACGACAGGGCCTGA